The DNA window TGTTCTTGTATCATAGTAGAGAGCATCCGTTCAAGTTCTTTTCGAGACTTTGATGGAAATGGCGAGCAATAAATAATGACATATTTAATTCCCATAAAATTTGGCTTCCAGAAGGGGGtgtttgggaatgattgagagtaatagtattcttcaaggagaattgtttgctatttggagaggatatCTCTTAGTTTGGGATGTGGGTCAACtagatgttatttgtgagacgTATTGTGTAGAAGCATTTAATCTTGTTACTCAAGATGGTTTTGGGGTTATTGATCCATTGTTGCTCAAAATAAAGAGATATCATGTATTGGAATTGGCGTGTTGACTTTCGTTTGATTATCAGAGATGCAAACACGGTGGCAAATACTATGgcaaagatgatgatgaagttACAACTTTTATATGTGGAGCTTCTTTCACCTTGGTAGaagtttaagagtagtcttaaacGGGATTGTCCCTCTATTTAAGCAGTTccttattttgtttgttttgtttttctttgtttaatttatttaagtcaccaaaaaaattcgtaaacaaacaaaaatttagGTTAtgtttggttaattttttttaaatattagagaaataaaaaattagtagattctatcaattttttatctattttttaaatttttttcttcaattaaataataaaaaataatattttttttttttcattttctctctaAACAAACATAGTTTTACCGAGCATTAGCATTCCTCGTTGTATTGtgaaatttactattttatttatttctttccaTCGATTAACATTGTGAAAATTCATCATTTTATAGCATAATTTAGAAAAGCTTTTATCCAACGACACTATTTGAGAAGGATATAAAGAATATCATGCAAAATTGAAAATGGTATACCTATAAACtatagatactattttattaaataaaaaatactatgtaCATTCTGCCATTATATATTTGCATTCATGAAAATTTTTAAGCGGTTTTGTGatgatgtaaaaaaaaatagttaagaaATAGttaacataaaagtaaagaaacctaaattaagtgtattttcaatatttctctgtgaaaataatgaaaagtacaaattttcaatttttaagtgATACTCAAACAAATTGCAATGATTTTAAGAGAATTCTATAATTAACGGAATACGATCacttattgatttttttgttattttgttaaaaGAATATAGAAACAATGTAGTGAACTCATCTTATGGCGGAGGAAAAGGAAGCATCTAATAATTaacccaaagaaaaaaaatcttacgATTAAATTTTCTTTCATGCTATTGAACTCATTTCCTTTCAAAAGATAGTTACATGAAAATACTTAATTCATTCTAACTTAAAAGACgaagaatgaaaaacaaaagtgCTTCATTCAAACCATAAGCGAGAACACCTCCTTTACACAgggccaaaaagaaaaaaaataaaaaaaaaaacaaaacaaaataccaCCACTCTCCAATTGATCATTCACCACTTGGGTGATTAAACATATAGCTAGAACACATTTGAATGTTGTGGGACAAAGAAGGCAAAGACAACACAGATTTGATGTCTCgttcttgatattcatcatcatcaaagcTAATAAATTCAACACCACCCATTGTGTTATTCTGACTAGTTCTTAATGCATTATGTCCAATAATATGATATGATGATGAAGACGAAGATTCCATGGATGAATTTGAAGAAGTACAACCCATCATGAgcttcctcttcttgtaatTAGCCTTGAAGCATGCTTGTCTAAGTCTTTTGGTATTGTCTTCAAGTTGCAAATCAGGCATTTCTTCCAGaagcttcttttccttctctaATATCTCAATTGCATTCCTTAGCTTCTCTTCACTCTCTCTCCCCTCTTCCTTCCCTAGCTCCTTCAATAACCCCATCACACCCCAAAACAAAACGTTGCACGAATCAGTATCCTTAATTACTACAATAATTAaaggattaataataataataatgtaaacttttaattagtttatacAATACATTAACCCCAAAATATGTAAACAATACAAcattatctttaatttgttacctcaaataataaaaacaaaaacatggTATCAACATCAAAACATTAGTATATATGTGTTCATaaaatgtaacaaaaaaaagaaatgaaaaaaaaagaatgttcTTAATAGCTTTTAGAATTTGCATCTATATaagaatagaatagaataatgtgAAGTAATGAAGGGACCTGAACATTATTGATGAGGGTTTGAAGGCTCATAAGTTTTCGATGAGGCCACCTTCGAATCCCTAACTCTCTGCATCTCTTCTTCAAAAGAGTTAAGCCCACATCAAGTTCCTTCGCTGCTTGAGTTATTGGCATGTAGAAATACTCCGATATCATCTTCCTTGATAACATTTTCGTACTGTTGCTACTTCTCTCTTCTCTACAAACTCGTTTATTCATAACCCTCCGGATGCTCTTATCTTCTTCATTGTTTTTGTTGGAAagtaatgatgatgatgaaactTTTTCTGAACAATCAAAGCCGGCATCCACTTCGTTCCAGACAGAAAACCCTTTCTTGATATCATAAAAGTCATAGTctgcatatatatataaggacATGGTATAATATAAGTAGCTATAATAGTATAAGAATCTAAtgagcaaaaaataaaaacttaaaactCATTATGGTGATATATATACCTTTAATAGTTGAAATTGGCTCGATGGAAAGAGTTTCATAAAACGGAAGTGAAGGGTAACACTCCATGTCTTGTATTGAAAACTCGTGTGCCCAACATCCCAGTGGTGGATATTCGTTAGTGTTTCCACTgaaatataaattgaaaatgaataaaTGCAGAGCACAGTGGCAATGCAAATAATtcacaaaaagaaaagtatatatAGTATAGTGTTGTAACTTGTAACGAGTTAATCTAAATAGATTACCAGAAAgaataataatcataatcatatacGGAAAATTGGGTGGGAAGTGGGAAAGGATCATCAATTTGTTGAGGGTTGAAGAAGTTGCAAGAAGccatgaagaagatgatgatggagaGAATTGATGAAGCGAGGAATATAGTGATTAGTGAGTGAGTGAGGGATACGAAGAGAAAGAAGTTGGCAATATATATacgaatgatgatgataatgatgatgataaatggGTGATAATGGAGGGTAATTACTTGGAGAAAGTGCGCAGCCTTCTACCAGTTAAATGGCTTTTAATGCTATGCTTATGAGTTGTGAGAGTTACAAGGATCTTATTAATTGCATGAATATATAATTCTAATCAAACCTGTTTTGATCTTAGCCATTAGATTTGGGTTCAACCTAGCTTTTATATTATTTCATTagagtaaattattaaaataacacTCACAAAATTTATATTGCTGgcaaaataaatcttaaacgatactaacaacaaataaatttaaaaaaaataaaaaatgcgaTAAAAAAATTCATGTGTCATAAGTGCACATGATAAGTTTATTGCTagtagaaaatttaaatatttttatttaatgaatataaaataaatatattaaaaatttaaatattttatattttaaatgaatttttttattttgtaattttaacaTATGCCTTAAAAAGCACATGATAAATAaaccttttttaaataaaaaaatttaaagataaagttttgttataaatttttttgtacatcttctaaatatttattcaaaggttgacataaaaattaaaatcaaatagataagtcatttattaaatataaaaattgttttgtcacttacaaaaaatataataatgattGATTATTTTTGTCGCATTTTCGGATCACTTAGAGGTTATTTTGTCGATAATATCTTTCAGTAACCTTAACTTTTTGTCAATAGCTAAATCTTCGAGTACTAAATTAGTAGTTAACCCTACATTATTATTAGAAGATTACTCACATACCGTTACCTTTATATAaatttgataattgaaaattgttaaatgataatttagttAAACATGATAAATTATCTGACGattttcaactatcaactttatacgAAGACAACTCCATGTGAATTTCtactttattaatattattacaaaatattatttgtatactaaaatcagctaccaaaatcaatcattatgtatttgtgtataaatacatgtgaatttaactcatttttaatatgtattttatattttaatatagattttatattttaatgtatattattatgtatttatgactgattttaattattgttattattattagagtttttttaattatatatcttAAGAACACATTTTAAGTATATCGAAAAACaattattaaaagttattaaaaaataaatatttttatatttttaatacattaaatacattaaaattaaaaaaaattattattttatttttttaaagtgtgTTCTTAGGACATAATTTAACtaaatctttattattattattattattattattattattattattattattattatctcgaataaaataattgtttgtttgataattaaaagttttaCATTAATAAAGTTTCTTTTACTAGTAGTATTACTAAACAAGTAACGAAAGTGTGGAagtgtaataataaaataactaattaaggTAATTCTATACATTCACTTAAATTTTGTCtaaaatcaaaatatcattaatcATTTTTTAATGGGTTAATTTGTgtgtttaattataattaaataattattttggacAGAATGAGgtgtcatttttttattatttttttatttatgagataaataataatatgtcTTCGTTCCAAAAATATAGTTAAACAAACTAAACTCTTCATTTTTTAAACAAGCTAAGTAGTCAATCTTACTACtcttatcttttaaaatgtttataaattaataaaaaaagttcgATGATAAATATTTCTAAACGTAGATAAaaagcaattttttttaatttttataaagttattattaaattattttttatttaaaattagtagaataattaaaaaaaactatggGCATTACTTTTATGAGGGTAAAAAACATAAACAAGCCAAAGGGAGAACAATTTTACACAAATAAGCCAAAGCAAAATCTGattcatcaatcaaccaaagcACATTTCTATGTAGTTCGAACAACATGGTTCGAACTCACTTTCCACGTAATTCAAACCAataggttcgaattacacattgTAACCCATAGCCACATAATTTGAACCAATTTGGTTCGAACTCTAACTTCATAATTTGAACCAattaggttcgaattacactCCTCAAGTAATTTgaaccagcttggttcgaattacacagaCCATATTTCGTACTaggctggttcgaattagtgaAGACCAGACCTGTATATATATGGTGTGAACGTGAGTTGCTATCATTAGAGGGGAGTAAGATGGCTAGTGTGGAGAGTTTCATAGTGTTGGTTCACCACAGAGGATCCATTAAGAGGAAAACTCGTTTcggtgtgaagttcactgataaGAATCCTCTCTGTATTATCGTCAGGCCTACGACGAGGTATGAGGACCTTGTTAGCTCTGTACTGCTGAAACTTGGTCTAGAAGGTGTGAAACGGGTTAAGAAGTATTTTTTTATCGAATTCCAATCATGGTGCTCCAGGAAACCATAAAGTATGATTGTTTCACGATCGGGAGTGATGAGGACTTGCAGGTCATGTTTCATTGTCGCCGGCAGTTTTCAGAGGTGAGGACACCAGAACTGTTGGCAAAGTTGGTTGACGCAGTGTCCAGCTCGGGGGTTCGAACTGGAATACCACCACTTTAGCCACAGTAGCCGATTCTAGCTCCAAACCTGCCGTTGCATC is part of the Arachis duranensis cultivar V14167 chromosome 1, aradu.V14167.gnm2.J7QH, whole genome shotgun sequence genome and encodes:
- the LOC107470725 gene encoding protein RKD1-like, with translation MECYPSLPFYETLSIEPISTIKDYDFYDIKKGFSVWNEVDAGFDCSEKVSSSSLLSNKNNEEDKSIRRVMNKRVCREERSSNSTKMLSRKMISEYFYMPITQAAKELDVGLTLLKKRCRELGIRRWPHRKLMSLQTLINNVQELGKEEGRESEEKLRNAIEILEKEKKLLEEMPDLQLEDNTKRLRQACFKANYKKRKLMMGCTSSNSSMESSSSSSYHIIGHNALRTSQNNTMGGVEFISFDDDEYQERDIKSVLSLPSLSHNIQMCSSYMFNHPSGE